One Haemorhous mexicanus isolate bHaeMex1 chromosome 19, bHaeMex1.pri, whole genome shotgun sequence genomic window carries:
- the MED15 gene encoding mediator of RNA polymerase II transcription subunit 15 isoform X2, whose amino-acid sequence MDVTGPETDWRSTNFRQKLVSQIDEAMRKAGVAHNKSSKDMESHVFMKAKTREEYLSLVARLIIHFRDIHNKKSQASVSDPMNALQNLTGGPAAGAPGMGMASRAQGAPMSGMTGLGPMAQQMSLPGQQQPPGTSAMAPHGMPGVSTATQQTQLQLQQIAQQQQQQQQQFQQQQVALQQQQQFQAQQSAMQQQFQVQQQQAAAAAVAQQQQQQQQLQAVQQQQQHMLKLQMQQQQNQQQMQQQQQQQQLQRIAQMQQLQAAQVMQAQQQQQQQQQQIPQQQIQQQPPQQVMQQQMQQMQQQQQQQQQQQQQQQQVAQAQQSQLPPQSQPQPQPMVSQPQAISGQIPSQVMPVTLTPQQLKAMQVRAQLVQQQQQQAAAAAVQAAQAQAAQMGASGQMISAPMARGGMQIRPRFPPAPAVPAAPPSSVPLGGQQMPQVSQNNITMMSSPSPVQQAQTPQSMPPPPQPQPSPQPGQPTSQPNSNVSSGPAPSPSSFLPSPSPQPSQSPAAARTPQNFSVPSPGPLNTPGNPNSVMSPASSGQSEEQQYLEKLKQLSKYIEPLRRMINKIDKNEDRKKDLSKMKSLLDILTDPSKRCPLKTLQKCEIALEKLKNDMAVPTPPPPPVPPTKQQYLCQPLLDAVLANIRSPVFNHSLYRTFMPAMTAIHGQPIAAPVASPRKRKYEEDERQTIPNVLQGEVARLNPKFLVNLDPSHCSNNGTVHLICKLDDKNLPNVPPLQLSVPADYPDQSPLWIKNPRQYANPFLQSVYRYMTSKLLQLPDKHSVTALLNTWAQSIRQACLSAA is encoded by the exons tgatGAAGCCATGAGGAAAGCTGGTGTTGCCCATAACAAGTCTAGCAAAGATATGGAGAGCCATGTGTTTATGAAGGCCAAAACAAGG GAGGAGTATCTTTCTCTTGTGGCCAGGCTCATTATCCATTTCCGAGATATTC acaATAAGAAATCTCAAGCCTCAGTCAGTG ATCCAATGAATGCCCTGCAGAATCTAACTGGgggtcctgcagcaggggcacCTGGCATGGGCATGGCTTCCCGAGCTCAGGGGGCACCAATGAGTGGCATGACAGGCCTTGGTCCAATGGCACAGCAGATGAgtctcccagggcagcagcagcctcctggaaCCTCAGCAATGGCCCCTCATGGGATGCCTGGTGTTTCTACAGCTACTCAGCAGA CCCAGCTTCAGCTTCAGCAGatagctcagcagcagcagcagcagcagcagcagttccagcagcagcaggtggccctgcagcagcagcagcagttccagGCCCAGCAGTCAGCCATGCAGCAGCAGTtccaggtgcagcagcagcaggcggCGGCCGCTGCCGTggcgcagcagcagcagcagcagcagcagttgcaggctgtccagcagcagcagcagcacatgctCAAACtgcagatgcagcagcagcaaaaccaacaGCAG atgcagcagcagcagcagcagcagcagctgcagcggaTTGCTcaaatgcagcagctgcaggcagcacaggtcatgcaggcacagcagcagcagcagcaacagcagcagcagatacCACAACAACAGatacagcagcagccacctcagCAAGTCATGCAACAGCAGATGCAacagatgcagcagcagcaacaacagcagcagcagcagcaacagcagcaacagcaggtTGCTCAGGCACAGCAATCTCAGCTTCCACcacagtcccagccccagccccagcccatggTGTCTCAGCCTCAGGCAATCTCAGGACAAATCCCCAGCCAGGTTATGCCTGTCACCCTCACACCACAGCAGTTAAAAGCTATGCAG GTAAGAGCTCagctggtgcagcagcagcagcagcaggcagcagcagcagcagtgcaggcagctcaggcccaggctgctcagatGGGAGCCTCAGGGCAG ATGATCAGCGCACCCATGGCCCGAGGTGGGATGCAAATCAGACCACGGTTCCCGCCTGCCCCCGCGGTGCCGGCCGCACCTCCGAGCTCCGTGCCCTTGGGCGGACAGCAAATGCCACAG GTCAGCCAGAACAATATCACCATGATGTCATCCCCATCTCCTGTCCAGCAGGCTCAGACTCCCCAGTCCATGCCTCCAccaccacagccccagccatcTCCTCAGCCAGGCCAGCCAACGTCTCAGCCCAACTCAAATGTCAG ctctggccctgctccaTCACCCAGCAGTTttctccccagtccctctccacagccatcacagagcccagcagctgcacGAACACCTCAGAACTTCAGTGTGCCATCCCCAGGTCCTCTCAACACTCCAG GAAATCCAAATTCTGTCATGAGTCCAGCCAGTTCTGGTCAGTCAGAAGAGCAACAGTATCTGGAAAAACTCAAACAACTATCAAAATACATCGAGCCACTCCGGAGGATGATCaataaaatagataaaaatgaAG ACAGGAAGAAGGACCTGAGTAAAATGAAGAGTCTCTTGGATATCCTGACTGACCCTTCAAAACG ATGCCCCCTGAAGACgctgcagaaatgtgaaattgctctggagaagctgaaaaatGATATGGCTGTG CCaaccccgccccctccccccgtgccccccaccAAGCAGCAGtacctgtgccagcccctcctggatgCTGTCCTGGCCAACATCCGCTCCCCGGTGTTCAACCACTCCCTGTACCGCACCTTCATGCCGGCCATGACGGCCATCCACGGGCAGCCCATCGC GGCCCCCGTTGCTTCCCCTCGGAAGCGGAAATATGAAGAGGATGAAAGACAGACCATCCCAAATGTCCTACAAGGAGAAGTTGCAAGATTAAATCCTAAATTCCTGGTGAACCTGGACCCTTCACACTGCAGTAATAATGGCACAGTTCATCTCATATGCAAGCTAG ATGACAAGAATCTTCCCAATGTCCCACCACTCCAGCTCAGTGTCCCAGCAGACTATCCAGATCAGAGCCCTCTGTGGATAAAGAACCCCAGGCAGTATG ccaATCCCTTTTTGCAGTCAGTGTATAGATACATGACttccaaactgctgcagctgccagacAAGCATTCAGTCACAGCTCTCCTGAACACCTGGGCACAAAGCATTCGTCAGGCCTGTCTCTCTGCTGCATAA
- the MED15 gene encoding mediator of RNA polymerase II transcription subunit 15 isoform X1 — MDVTGPETDWRSTNFRQKLVSQIDEAMRKAGVAHNKSSKDMESHVFMKAKTREEYLSLVARLIIHFRDIHNKKSQASVSDPMNALQNLTGGPAAGAPGMGMASRAQGAPMSGMTGLGPMAQQMSLPGQQQPPGTSAMAPHGMPGVSTATQQTQLQLQQIAQQQQQQQQQFQQQQVALQQQQQFQAQQSAMQQQFQVQQQQAAAAAVAQQQQQQQQLQAVQQQQQHMLKLQMQQQQNQQQMQQQQQQQQLQRIAQMQQLQAAQVMQAQQQQQQQQQQIPQQQIQQQPPQQVMQQQMQQMQQQQQQQQQQQQQQQQVAQAQQSQLPPQSQPQPQPMVSQPQAISGQIPSQVMPVTLTPQQLKAMQVRAQLVQQQQQQAAAAAVQAAQAQAAQMGASGQMISAPMARGGMQIRPRFPPAPAVPAAPPSSVPLGGQQMPQVSQNNITMMSSPSPVQQAQTPQSMPPPPQPQPSPQPGQPTSQPNSNVSSGPAPSPSSFLPSPSPQPSQSPAAARTPQNFSVPSPGPLNTPGNPNSVMSPASSGQSEEQQYLEKLKQLSKYIEPLRRMINKIDKNEDRKKDLSKMKSLLDILTDPSKRCPLKTLQKCEIALEKLKNDMAVPTPPPPPVPPTKQQYLCQPLLDAVLANIRSPVFNHSLYRTFMPAMTAIHGQPIAAPVASPRKRKYEEDERQTIPNVLQGEVARLNPKFLVNLDPSHCSNNGTVHLICKLDDKNLPNVPPLQLSVPADYPDQSPLWIKNPRQYAANPFLQSVYRYMTSKLLQLPDKHSVTALLNTWAQSIRQACLSAA, encoded by the exons tgatGAAGCCATGAGGAAAGCTGGTGTTGCCCATAACAAGTCTAGCAAAGATATGGAGAGCCATGTGTTTATGAAGGCCAAAACAAGG GAGGAGTATCTTTCTCTTGTGGCCAGGCTCATTATCCATTTCCGAGATATTC acaATAAGAAATCTCAAGCCTCAGTCAGTG ATCCAATGAATGCCCTGCAGAATCTAACTGGgggtcctgcagcaggggcacCTGGCATGGGCATGGCTTCCCGAGCTCAGGGGGCACCAATGAGTGGCATGACAGGCCTTGGTCCAATGGCACAGCAGATGAgtctcccagggcagcagcagcctcctggaaCCTCAGCAATGGCCCCTCATGGGATGCCTGGTGTTTCTACAGCTACTCAGCAGA CCCAGCTTCAGCTTCAGCAGatagctcagcagcagcagcagcagcagcagcagttccagcagcagcaggtggccctgcagcagcagcagcagttccagGCCCAGCAGTCAGCCATGCAGCAGCAGTtccaggtgcagcagcagcaggcggCGGCCGCTGCCGTggcgcagcagcagcagcagcagcagcagttgcaggctgtccagcagcagcagcagcacatgctCAAACtgcagatgcagcagcagcaaaaccaacaGCAG atgcagcagcagcagcagcagcagcagctgcagcggaTTGCTcaaatgcagcagctgcaggcagcacaggtcatgcaggcacagcagcagcagcagcaacagcagcagcagatacCACAACAACAGatacagcagcagccacctcagCAAGTCATGCAACAGCAGATGCAacagatgcagcagcagcaacaacagcagcagcagcagcaacagcagcaacagcaggtTGCTCAGGCACAGCAATCTCAGCTTCCACcacagtcccagccccagccccagcccatggTGTCTCAGCCTCAGGCAATCTCAGGACAAATCCCCAGCCAGGTTATGCCTGTCACCCTCACACCACAGCAGTTAAAAGCTATGCAG GTAAGAGCTCagctggtgcagcagcagcagcagcaggcagcagcagcagcagtgcaggcagctcaggcccaggctgctcagatGGGAGCCTCAGGGCAG ATGATCAGCGCACCCATGGCCCGAGGTGGGATGCAAATCAGACCACGGTTCCCGCCTGCCCCCGCGGTGCCGGCCGCACCTCCGAGCTCCGTGCCCTTGGGCGGACAGCAAATGCCACAG GTCAGCCAGAACAATATCACCATGATGTCATCCCCATCTCCTGTCCAGCAGGCTCAGACTCCCCAGTCCATGCCTCCAccaccacagccccagccatcTCCTCAGCCAGGCCAGCCAACGTCTCAGCCCAACTCAAATGTCAG ctctggccctgctccaTCACCCAGCAGTTttctccccagtccctctccacagccatcacagagcccagcagctgcacGAACACCTCAGAACTTCAGTGTGCCATCCCCAGGTCCTCTCAACACTCCAG GAAATCCAAATTCTGTCATGAGTCCAGCCAGTTCTGGTCAGTCAGAAGAGCAACAGTATCTGGAAAAACTCAAACAACTATCAAAATACATCGAGCCACTCCGGAGGATGATCaataaaatagataaaaatgaAG ACAGGAAGAAGGACCTGAGTAAAATGAAGAGTCTCTTGGATATCCTGACTGACCCTTCAAAACG ATGCCCCCTGAAGACgctgcagaaatgtgaaattgctctggagaagctgaaaaatGATATGGCTGTG CCaaccccgccccctccccccgtgccccccaccAAGCAGCAGtacctgtgccagcccctcctggatgCTGTCCTGGCCAACATCCGCTCCCCGGTGTTCAACCACTCCCTGTACCGCACCTTCATGCCGGCCATGACGGCCATCCACGGGCAGCCCATCGC GGCCCCCGTTGCTTCCCCTCGGAAGCGGAAATATGAAGAGGATGAAAGACAGACCATCCCAAATGTCCTACAAGGAGAAGTTGCAAGATTAAATCCTAAATTCCTGGTGAACCTGGACCCTTCACACTGCAGTAATAATGGCACAGTTCATCTCATATGCAAGCTAG ATGACAAGAATCTTCCCAATGTCCCACCACTCCAGCTCAGTGTCCCAGCAGACTATCCAGATCAGAGCCCTCTGTGGATAAAGAACCCCAGGCAGTATG cagccaATCCCTTTTTGCAGTCAGTGTATAGATACATGACttccaaactgctgcagctgccagacAAGCATTCAGTCACAGCTCTCCTGAACACCTGGGCACAAAGCATTCGTCAGGCCTGTCTCTCTGCTGCATAA
- the MED15 gene encoding mediator of RNA polymerase II transcription subunit 15 isoform X3, translating to MDVTGPETDWRSTNFRQKLVSQIDEAMRKAGVAHNKSSKDMESHVFMKAKTREEYLSLVARLIIHFRDIHNKKSQASVSDPMNALQNLTGGPAAGAPGMGMASRAQGAPMSGMTGLGPMAQQMSLPGQQQPPGTSAMAPHGMPGVSTATQQTQLQLQQIAQQQQQQQQQFQQQQVALQQQQQFQAQQSAMQQQFQVQQQQAAAAAVAQQQQQQQQLQAVQQQQQHMLKLQMQQQQNQQQMQQQQQQQQLQRIAQMQQLQAAQVMQAQQQQQQQQQQIPQQQIQQQPPQQVMQQQMQQMQQQQQQQQQQQQQQQQVAQAQQSQLPPQSQPQPQPMVSQPQAISGQIPSQVMPVTLTPQQLKAMQVRAQLVQQQQQQAAAAAVQAAQAQAAQMGASGQVSQNNITMMSSPSPVQQAQTPQSMPPPPQPQPSPQPGQPTSQPNSNVSSGPAPSPSSFLPSPSPQPSQSPAAARTPQNFSVPSPGPLNTPGNPNSVMSPASSGQSEEQQYLEKLKQLSKYIEPLRRMINKIDKNEDRKKDLSKMKSLLDILTDPSKRCPLKTLQKCEIALEKLKNDMAVPTPPPPPVPPTKQQYLCQPLLDAVLANIRSPVFNHSLYRTFMPAMTAIHGQPIAAPVASPRKRKYEEDERQTIPNVLQGEVARLNPKFLVNLDPSHCSNNGTVHLICKLDDKNLPNVPPLQLSVPADYPDQSPLWIKNPRQYAANPFLQSVYRYMTSKLLQLPDKHSVTALLNTWAQSIRQACLSAA from the exons tgatGAAGCCATGAGGAAAGCTGGTGTTGCCCATAACAAGTCTAGCAAAGATATGGAGAGCCATGTGTTTATGAAGGCCAAAACAAGG GAGGAGTATCTTTCTCTTGTGGCCAGGCTCATTATCCATTTCCGAGATATTC acaATAAGAAATCTCAAGCCTCAGTCAGTG ATCCAATGAATGCCCTGCAGAATCTAACTGGgggtcctgcagcaggggcacCTGGCATGGGCATGGCTTCCCGAGCTCAGGGGGCACCAATGAGTGGCATGACAGGCCTTGGTCCAATGGCACAGCAGATGAgtctcccagggcagcagcagcctcctggaaCCTCAGCAATGGCCCCTCATGGGATGCCTGGTGTTTCTACAGCTACTCAGCAGA CCCAGCTTCAGCTTCAGCAGatagctcagcagcagcagcagcagcagcagcagttccagcagcagcaggtggccctgcagcagcagcagcagttccagGCCCAGCAGTCAGCCATGCAGCAGCAGTtccaggtgcagcagcagcaggcggCGGCCGCTGCCGTggcgcagcagcagcagcagcagcagcagttgcaggctgtccagcagcagcagcagcacatgctCAAACtgcagatgcagcagcagcaaaaccaacaGCAG atgcagcagcagcagcagcagcagcagctgcagcggaTTGCTcaaatgcagcagctgcaggcagcacaggtcatgcaggcacagcagcagcagcagcaacagcagcagcagatacCACAACAACAGatacagcagcagccacctcagCAAGTCATGCAACAGCAGATGCAacagatgcagcagcagcaacaacagcagcagcagcagcaacagcagcaacagcaggtTGCTCAGGCACAGCAATCTCAGCTTCCACcacagtcccagccccagccccagcccatggTGTCTCAGCCTCAGGCAATCTCAGGACAAATCCCCAGCCAGGTTATGCCTGTCACCCTCACACCACAGCAGTTAAAAGCTATGCAG GTAAGAGCTCagctggtgcagcagcagcagcagcaggcagcagcagcagcagtgcaggcagctcaggcccaggctgctcagatGGGAGCCTCAGGGCAG GTCAGCCAGAACAATATCACCATGATGTCATCCCCATCTCCTGTCCAGCAGGCTCAGACTCCCCAGTCCATGCCTCCAccaccacagccccagccatcTCCTCAGCCAGGCCAGCCAACGTCTCAGCCCAACTCAAATGTCAG ctctggccctgctccaTCACCCAGCAGTTttctccccagtccctctccacagccatcacagagcccagcagctgcacGAACACCTCAGAACTTCAGTGTGCCATCCCCAGGTCCTCTCAACACTCCAG GAAATCCAAATTCTGTCATGAGTCCAGCCAGTTCTGGTCAGTCAGAAGAGCAACAGTATCTGGAAAAACTCAAACAACTATCAAAATACATCGAGCCACTCCGGAGGATGATCaataaaatagataaaaatgaAG ACAGGAAGAAGGACCTGAGTAAAATGAAGAGTCTCTTGGATATCCTGACTGACCCTTCAAAACG ATGCCCCCTGAAGACgctgcagaaatgtgaaattgctctggagaagctgaaaaatGATATGGCTGTG CCaaccccgccccctccccccgtgccccccaccAAGCAGCAGtacctgtgccagcccctcctggatgCTGTCCTGGCCAACATCCGCTCCCCGGTGTTCAACCACTCCCTGTACCGCACCTTCATGCCGGCCATGACGGCCATCCACGGGCAGCCCATCGC GGCCCCCGTTGCTTCCCCTCGGAAGCGGAAATATGAAGAGGATGAAAGACAGACCATCCCAAATGTCCTACAAGGAGAAGTTGCAAGATTAAATCCTAAATTCCTGGTGAACCTGGACCCTTCACACTGCAGTAATAATGGCACAGTTCATCTCATATGCAAGCTAG ATGACAAGAATCTTCCCAATGTCCCACCACTCCAGCTCAGTGTCCCAGCAGACTATCCAGATCAGAGCCCTCTGTGGATAAAGAACCCCAGGCAGTATG cagccaATCCCTTTTTGCAGTCAGTGTATAGATACATGACttccaaactgctgcagctgccagacAAGCATTCAGTCACAGCTCTCCTGAACACCTGGGCACAAAGCATTCGTCAGGCCTGTCTCTCTGCTGCATAA